From a single Brassica oleracea var. oleracea cultivar TO1000 chromosome C5, BOL, whole genome shotgun sequence genomic region:
- the LOC106344866 gene encoding uncharacterized protein LOC106344866, with product MAMSNDGSSSGEDREAAEVTPASFHVTTTPLQPASIETIMVRLAQQDAAQKAAIDQIAVLTKILAPLAANVEASMAQYLRHLFNTERATGAAPTQTANQDVGDDDVAQTPVGLDAQTINELAAPKQSVLDINSKIHHVTTSAPQIERVLAESLRIPFTEKITKVRLRKMEKLRLPTFDGVSDPSAHVTSFNIAMRRANLSDEEKDAGFCQLFVETLEGIALNWFTGLQENSVDSFHDLSTAFLKNYIMFTRQEATAMDLWNLNHANGQSLRDFMEKFKSIVSKVDVPDHIAVESLMNTLHIKSPFRADLYRNPTRSVPDAIARSNNFIRMEEDTRAKAAKEAAGKQTPARTNDARQEPRQHSTSGKPNQKKGYMNAIDDGEPSGSAAMAREKGWNHWDRDTSQPKSSSPEPANSNAVELSKWCSNHEVKSHDTKDCKVLYGHFLKSIESGKIEIESP from the coding sequence ATGGCGATGAGTAATGACGGCTCTTCCTCTGGAGAAGATCGTGAAGCCGCTGAAGTAACGCCGGCGTCTTTCCATGTGACTACGACACCACTCCAACCCGCTTCAATAGAAACTATCATGGTGCGCCTTGCGCAGCAAGATGCAGCCCAGAAAGCGGCGATCGACCAAATCGCAGTGCTCACAAAGATCTTAGCCCCCCTCGCTGCGAATGTGGAAGCTTCGATGGCGCAGTACCTAAGACATCTGTTTAACACAGAGAGAGCGACTGGCGCAGCACCAACGCAAACTGCCAACCAAGATGTCGGCGATGATGATGTGGCCCAAACCCCGGTGGGTCTTGATGCGCAGACGATAAACGAGCTTGCCGCGCCGAAACAGTCGGTGCTGGATATAAACTCCAAGATTCATCATGTCACCACGTCCGCCCCTCAGATCGAGCGAGTCCTAGCAGAATCTCTCCGGATACCGTTCACCGAAAAGATAACGAAGGTCCGCCTCCGAAAGATGGAAAAGCTCCGTCTTCCAACCTTCGACGGTGTATCCGACCCTTCTGCTCACGTCACATCCTTCAATATCGCGATGCGACGCGCGAACCTCTCTGATGAGGAAAAAGACGCCGGCTTTTGTCAACTTTTCGTCGAAACCCTAGAAGGTATCGCTCTTAACTGGTTCACCGGTCTTCAGGAGAACTCCGTTGATAGTTTTCACGACCTCTCGACGGCTTTCCTCAAAAATTACATCATGTTCACTCGACAAGAAGCCACCGCCATGGATCTTTGGAATCTCAACCACGCGAACGGGCAGAGCTTGAGAGATTTTATGGAGAAGTTCAAATCCATTGTCTCGAAAGTCGACGTACCAGATCATATAGCCGTGGAGTCGTTGATGAACACCCTCCACATTAAGTCACCATTTCGGGCTGATCTTTACCGAAACCCGACGAGATCAGTACCGGATGCCATCGCTCGATCCAATAACTTCATTCGAATGGAGGAGGATACTAGGGCCAAGGCGGCCAAAGAAGCTGCAGGGAAACAGACTCCCGCCCGGACGAACGACGCTCGTCAAGAACCGCGCCAACATTCCACAAGTGGCAAGCCTAACCAGAAGAAGGGCTACATGAATGCTATAGACGACGGCGAACCATCGGGTTCCGCCGCAATGGCGCGAGAGAAGGGGTGGAATCATTGGGATCGAGATACCAGCCAGCCAAAGTCGAGCTCCCCCGAACCAGCAAACTCGAACGCCGTCGAGCTGAGTAAATGGTGTTCCAATCATGAGGTCAAATCACATGATACGAAGGATTGCAAAGTATTATACGGACACTTCCTCAAATCCATCGAAAGCGGGAAAATCGAGATTGAATCTCCGTAG